The following are encoded together in the Equus quagga isolate Etosha38 chromosome 1, UCLA_HA_Equagga_1.0, whole genome shotgun sequence genome:
- the PPM1M gene encoding protein phosphatase 1M isoform X3, giving the protein MRGALDCSSGNNQKTMNRAVRILRIINAEKSEFNEDQASCGKLCIRRCEFGAEEDQEWLTLCPEEFLTGHYWALFDGHGGPAAAILAANTLHSCLRRQLEAVVEGMVAAQPPMHLSGHCICPSDPQFVEEKGIRAEDLVIGALESAFQECDEVIGRELEASGQVGGCTALVAVSLQGKLYVANAGDSRAILVRRDEVRPLSSEFTPETERQRIQQLAFVYPELLAGEFTRLEFPRRLKGDDLGQKVLFRDHHMSGWGYKCVEKSDLKYPLIHGQGRQVSEWPLPRIPLKLPPTEARLLGTLAVSRGLGDHQLRVLDTDIQLKPFLLSVPQVTVLDVDQLELQEEDVVVMATDGLWDVLSNEQVARLVRSFLPGNREDPHRLLACLASQLDCIAWVPKCPTLCSEFSLRAGLASVFGHRSASAGWSPQVLGAGQNVDTQHTGEGRQSHRGRAGVLRRRLCVRDSLAQPRPREQWPLRIQTPHPRTTPGQSGHPSTMINSRLACPVPGHSPGLSLPHPTHFKGSIYTSQRAQLSRSPHWQAGKERCQC; this is encoded by the exons GATCATCAATGCAGAGAAATCTGAGTTCAATGAGGATCAGGCCTCCTGTGGGAAGCTGTGCATCCGGCGATGTGAGTTTGGGGCTGAAGAGGACCAAGAGTGGCTGACCTTGTGCCCAGAGGAG TTCCTGACGGGTCATTACTGGGCATTGTTTGATGGGCACGGCGGTCCAGCTGCAGCCATCTTGGCTGCCAACACCCTGCACTCCTGCCTACGCCGGCAGCTGGAGGCCGTGGTAGAGGGAATGGTGGCTGCTCAGCCCCCCATGCACCTCAGCGGCCACTGCATCTGCCCCAGTGACCCCCAGTTTGTGGAGGAAAAAGGCATTAGGGCAGAAGACTTGGTGATCGGGGCTCTGGAGAGCGCCTTCCAGGAGTGT GATGAGGTGATCGGGCGGGAGCTGGAGGCCTCAGGCCAGGTGGGCGGCTGCACAGCCCTGGTGGCTGTGTCCCTGCAGGGAAAGCTGTACGTGGCCAATGCCGGGGATAGCAG GGCCATCTTGGTGCGAAGAGATGAGGTACGACCCCTGAGCTCTGAGTTCACCCCGGAGACAGAGCGGCAGCGGATCCAGCAGCTG GCCTTTGTCTACCCTGAGCTTCTGGCTGGTGAGTTTACCCGACTGGAGTTCCCTCGGCGGCTAAAGGGAGATGACTTGGGACAGAAGGTTTTGTTCAGGGATCACCACATGAGCGGCTG GGGCTACAAGTGCGTGGAGAAGTCGGATCTCAAGTACCCGCTGATCCACGGACAGGGTAGGCAGGTCAGTGAATGGCCCCTACCAAGAATCCCTCTTAAATTGCCTCCTACAGAG GCTCGGTTACTGGGAACACTGGCCGTCTCCCGGGGCCTGGGAGACCATCAACTCAGAGtcctggacacagacattcagCTCAAGCCCTTCTTGCTCTCTGTCCCACAG GTGACTGTACTGGATGTGGACCAGCTGGAGCTGCAGGAGGAGGATGTGGTTGTTATGGCAACTGATGGGCTCTGGGATGTCCTGTCCAATGAGCAGGTGGCACGGCTGGTGCGGAGCTTCCTCCCTGGCAACCGAGAGGACCCACACAG GCTTCTGGCTTGCCTGGCCTCACAGTTGGACTGCATTGCTTGGGTCCCCAAGTGTCCAACCCTGTGCAGTGAGTTCTCCCTGAGGGCTGGCCTTGCTTCTGTGTTCGGCCACCGAAGTGCATCTGCAGGATGGTCCCCACAGGTTCTCGGAGCTGGCCAAAATGTTGATACACAGCACACAGGGGAAGGACGGCAGTCCCACAGGGGAAGGGCAGGTGTCCTACGACGACGTCTCTGTGTTCGTGATTCCCTTGCACAGCCACGGCCAAGGGAGCAGTGGCCACTGAGGATTCAGACACCACATCCTAGAACCACTCCGGGGCAGTCTGGGCATCCTTCCACCATGATCAACAGCAGGCTTGCCTGCCCTGTCCCCGGACACAGCCCCGGGCTCTCACTCCCCCATCCAACCCATTTCAAGGGGAGCATTTATACCAGCCAGAGAGCCCAACTCTCCAGGTCTCCACATTGGCAGGCAGGGAAAGAGCGCTGTCAATGTTAA
- the PPM1M gene encoding protein phosphatase 1M isoform X1, with amino-acid sequence MSAGWFRRRFLPGGLLSAPGPSRPRASPVPYRRPRFLRGSGSGPGPADASRRPDARPVRSPARGRALPWNAGYAEIINAEKSEFNEDQASCGKLCIRRCEFGAEEDQEWLTLCPEEFLTGHYWALFDGHGGPAAAILAANTLHSCLRRQLEAVVEGMVAAQPPMHLSGHCICPSDPQFVEEKGIRAEDLVIGALESAFQECDEVIGRELEASGQVGGCTALVAVSLQGKLYVANAGDSRAILVRRDEVRPLSSEFTPETERQRIQQLAFVYPELLAGEFTRLEFPRRLKGDDLGQKVLFRDHHMSGWGYKCVEKSDLKYPLIHGQGRQVSEWPLPRIPLKLPPTEARLLGTLAVSRGLGDHQLRVLDTDIQLKPFLLSVPQVTVLDVDQLELQEEDVVVMATDGLWDVLSNEQVARLVRSFLPGNREDPHRLLACLASQLDCIAWVPKCPTLCSEFSLRAGLASVFGHRSASAGWSPQVLGAGQNVDTQHTGEGRQSHRGRAGVLRRRLCVRDSLAQPRPREQWPLRIQTPHPRTTPGQSGHPSTMINSRLACPVPGHSPGLSLPHPTHFKGSIYTSQRAQLSRSPHWQAGKERCQC; translated from the exons ATGTCCGCCGGCTGGTTCCGGCGCCGCTTCCTGCCTGGGGGTCTGCTCTCCGCGCCCGGGCCGTCCAGGCCGCGCGCTAGCCCCGTGCCCTACCGGCGGCCTCGCTTCCTGCGCGGCTCCGGCTCAGGCCCCGGCCCTGCCGACGCCTCCCGCCGCCCGGACGCCCGGCCCGTGCGCAGCCCAGCACGGGGCCGCGCGCTGCCTTGGAACGCAGGCTACGCCGA GATCATCAATGCAGAGAAATCTGAGTTCAATGAGGATCAGGCCTCCTGTGGGAAGCTGTGCATCCGGCGATGTGAGTTTGGGGCTGAAGAGGACCAAGAGTGGCTGACCTTGTGCCCAGAGGAG TTCCTGACGGGTCATTACTGGGCATTGTTTGATGGGCACGGCGGTCCAGCTGCAGCCATCTTGGCTGCCAACACCCTGCACTCCTGCCTACGCCGGCAGCTGGAGGCCGTGGTAGAGGGAATGGTGGCTGCTCAGCCCCCCATGCACCTCAGCGGCCACTGCATCTGCCCCAGTGACCCCCAGTTTGTGGAGGAAAAAGGCATTAGGGCAGAAGACTTGGTGATCGGGGCTCTGGAGAGCGCCTTCCAGGAGTGT GATGAGGTGATCGGGCGGGAGCTGGAGGCCTCAGGCCAGGTGGGCGGCTGCACAGCCCTGGTGGCTGTGTCCCTGCAGGGAAAGCTGTACGTGGCCAATGCCGGGGATAGCAG GGCCATCTTGGTGCGAAGAGATGAGGTACGACCCCTGAGCTCTGAGTTCACCCCGGAGACAGAGCGGCAGCGGATCCAGCAGCTG GCCTTTGTCTACCCTGAGCTTCTGGCTGGTGAGTTTACCCGACTGGAGTTCCCTCGGCGGCTAAAGGGAGATGACTTGGGACAGAAGGTTTTGTTCAGGGATCACCACATGAGCGGCTG GGGCTACAAGTGCGTGGAGAAGTCGGATCTCAAGTACCCGCTGATCCACGGACAGGGTAGGCAGGTCAGTGAATGGCCCCTACCAAGAATCCCTCTTAAATTGCCTCCTACAGAG GCTCGGTTACTGGGAACACTGGCCGTCTCCCGGGGCCTGGGAGACCATCAACTCAGAGtcctggacacagacattcagCTCAAGCCCTTCTTGCTCTCTGTCCCACAG GTGACTGTACTGGATGTGGACCAGCTGGAGCTGCAGGAGGAGGATGTGGTTGTTATGGCAACTGATGGGCTCTGGGATGTCCTGTCCAATGAGCAGGTGGCACGGCTGGTGCGGAGCTTCCTCCCTGGCAACCGAGAGGACCCACACAG GCTTCTGGCTTGCCTGGCCTCACAGTTGGACTGCATTGCTTGGGTCCCCAAGTGTCCAACCCTGTGCAGTGAGTTCTCCCTGAGGGCTGGCCTTGCTTCTGTGTTCGGCCACCGAAGTGCATCTGCAGGATGGTCCCCACAGGTTCTCGGAGCTGGCCAAAATGTTGATACACAGCACACAGGGGAAGGACGGCAGTCCCACAGGGGAAGGGCAGGTGTCCTACGACGACGTCTCTGTGTTCGTGATTCCCTTGCACAGCCACGGCCAAGGGAGCAGTGGCCACTGAGGATTCAGACACCACATCCTAGAACCACTCCGGGGCAGTCTGGGCATCCTTCCACCATGATCAACAGCAGGCTTGCCTGCCCTGTCCCCGGACACAGCCCCGGGCTCTCACTCCCCCATCCAACCCATTTCAAGGGGAGCATTTATACCAGCCAGAGAGCCCAACTCTCCAGGTCTCCACATTGGCAGGCAGGGAAAGAGCGCTGTCAATGTTAA
- the PPM1M gene encoding protein phosphatase 1M isoform X4 — protein MSAGWFRRRFLPGGLLSAPGPSRPRASPVPYRRPRFLRGSGSGPGPADASRRPDARPVRSPARGRALPWNAGYAEIINAEKSEFNEDQASCGKLCIRRCEFGAEEDQEWLTLCPEEDEVIGRELEASGQVGGCTALVAVSLQGKLYVANAGDSRAILVRRDEVRPLSSEFTPETERQRIQQLAFVYPELLAGEFTRLEFPRRLKGDDLGQKVLFRDHHMSGWGYKCVEKSDLKYPLIHGQGRQVSEWPLPRIPLKLPPTEARLLGTLAVSRGLGDHQLRVLDTDIQLKPFLLSVPQVTVLDVDQLELQEEDVVVMATDGLWDVLSNEQVARLVRSFLPGNREDPHRLLACLASQLDCIAWVPKCPTLCSEFSLRAGLASVFGHRSASAGWSPQVLGAGQNVDTQHTGEGRQSHRGRAGVLRRRLCVRDSLAQPRPREQWPLRIQTPHPRTTPGQSGHPSTMINSRLACPVPGHSPGLSLPHPTHFKGSIYTSQRAQLSRSPHWQAGKERCQC, from the exons ATGTCCGCCGGCTGGTTCCGGCGCCGCTTCCTGCCTGGGGGTCTGCTCTCCGCGCCCGGGCCGTCCAGGCCGCGCGCTAGCCCCGTGCCCTACCGGCGGCCTCGCTTCCTGCGCGGCTCCGGCTCAGGCCCCGGCCCTGCCGACGCCTCCCGCCGCCCGGACGCCCGGCCCGTGCGCAGCCCAGCACGGGGCCGCGCGCTGCCTTGGAACGCAGGCTACGCCGA GATCATCAATGCAGAGAAATCTGAGTTCAATGAGGATCAGGCCTCCTGTGGGAAGCTGTGCATCCGGCGATGTGAGTTTGGGGCTGAAGAGGACCAAGAGTGGCTGACCTTGTGCCCAGAGGAG GATGAGGTGATCGGGCGGGAGCTGGAGGCCTCAGGCCAGGTGGGCGGCTGCACAGCCCTGGTGGCTGTGTCCCTGCAGGGAAAGCTGTACGTGGCCAATGCCGGGGATAGCAG GGCCATCTTGGTGCGAAGAGATGAGGTACGACCCCTGAGCTCTGAGTTCACCCCGGAGACAGAGCGGCAGCGGATCCAGCAGCTG GCCTTTGTCTACCCTGAGCTTCTGGCTGGTGAGTTTACCCGACTGGAGTTCCCTCGGCGGCTAAAGGGAGATGACTTGGGACAGAAGGTTTTGTTCAGGGATCACCACATGAGCGGCTG GGGCTACAAGTGCGTGGAGAAGTCGGATCTCAAGTACCCGCTGATCCACGGACAGGGTAGGCAGGTCAGTGAATGGCCCCTACCAAGAATCCCTCTTAAATTGCCTCCTACAGAG GCTCGGTTACTGGGAACACTGGCCGTCTCCCGGGGCCTGGGAGACCATCAACTCAGAGtcctggacacagacattcagCTCAAGCCCTTCTTGCTCTCTGTCCCACAG GTGACTGTACTGGATGTGGACCAGCTGGAGCTGCAGGAGGAGGATGTGGTTGTTATGGCAACTGATGGGCTCTGGGATGTCCTGTCCAATGAGCAGGTGGCACGGCTGGTGCGGAGCTTCCTCCCTGGCAACCGAGAGGACCCACACAG GCTTCTGGCTTGCCTGGCCTCACAGTTGGACTGCATTGCTTGGGTCCCCAAGTGTCCAACCCTGTGCAGTGAGTTCTCCCTGAGGGCTGGCCTTGCTTCTGTGTTCGGCCACCGAAGTGCATCTGCAGGATGGTCCCCACAGGTTCTCGGAGCTGGCCAAAATGTTGATACACAGCACACAGGGGAAGGACGGCAGTCCCACAGGGGAAGGGCAGGTGTCCTACGACGACGTCTCTGTGTTCGTGATTCCCTTGCACAGCCACGGCCAAGGGAGCAGTGGCCACTGAGGATTCAGACACCACATCCTAGAACCACTCCGGGGCAGTCTGGGCATCCTTCCACCATGATCAACAGCAGGCTTGCCTGCCCTGTCCCCGGACACAGCCCCGGGCTCTCACTCCCCCATCCAACCCATTTCAAGGGGAGCATTTATACCAGCCAGAGAGCCCAACTCTCCAGGTCTCCACATTGGCAGGCAGGGAAAGAGCGCTGTCAATGTTAA
- the PPM1M gene encoding protein phosphatase 1M isoform X2, whose product MSAGWFRRRFLPGGLLSAPGPSRPRASPVPYRRPRFLRGSGSGPGPADASRRPDARPVRSPARGRALPWNAGYAEIINAEKSEFNEDQASCGKLCIRRCEFGAEEDQEWLTLCPEEFLTGHYWALFDGHGGPAAAILAANTLHSCLRRQLEAVVEGMVAAQPPMHLSGHCICPSDPQFVEEKGIRAEDLVIGALESAFQECDEVIGRELEASGQVGGCTALVAVSLQGKLYVANAGDSRAILVRRDEVRPLSSEFTPETERQRIQQLAFVYPELLAGEFTRLEFPRRLKGDDLGQKVLFRDHHMSGWGYKCVEKSDLKYPLIHGQGRQARLLGTLAVSRGLGDHQLRVLDTDIQLKPFLLSVPQVTVLDVDQLELQEEDVVVMATDGLWDVLSNEQVARLVRSFLPGNREDPHRLLACLASQLDCIAWVPKCPTLCSEFSLRAGLASVFGHRSASAGWSPQVLGAGQNVDTQHTGEGRQSHRGRAGVLRRRLCVRDSLAQPRPREQWPLRIQTPHPRTTPGQSGHPSTMINSRLACPVPGHSPGLSLPHPTHFKGSIYTSQRAQLSRSPHWQAGKERCQC is encoded by the exons ATGTCCGCCGGCTGGTTCCGGCGCCGCTTCCTGCCTGGGGGTCTGCTCTCCGCGCCCGGGCCGTCCAGGCCGCGCGCTAGCCCCGTGCCCTACCGGCGGCCTCGCTTCCTGCGCGGCTCCGGCTCAGGCCCCGGCCCTGCCGACGCCTCCCGCCGCCCGGACGCCCGGCCCGTGCGCAGCCCAGCACGGGGCCGCGCGCTGCCTTGGAACGCAGGCTACGCCGA GATCATCAATGCAGAGAAATCTGAGTTCAATGAGGATCAGGCCTCCTGTGGGAAGCTGTGCATCCGGCGATGTGAGTTTGGGGCTGAAGAGGACCAAGAGTGGCTGACCTTGTGCCCAGAGGAG TTCCTGACGGGTCATTACTGGGCATTGTTTGATGGGCACGGCGGTCCAGCTGCAGCCATCTTGGCTGCCAACACCCTGCACTCCTGCCTACGCCGGCAGCTGGAGGCCGTGGTAGAGGGAATGGTGGCTGCTCAGCCCCCCATGCACCTCAGCGGCCACTGCATCTGCCCCAGTGACCCCCAGTTTGTGGAGGAAAAAGGCATTAGGGCAGAAGACTTGGTGATCGGGGCTCTGGAGAGCGCCTTCCAGGAGTGT GATGAGGTGATCGGGCGGGAGCTGGAGGCCTCAGGCCAGGTGGGCGGCTGCACAGCCCTGGTGGCTGTGTCCCTGCAGGGAAAGCTGTACGTGGCCAATGCCGGGGATAGCAG GGCCATCTTGGTGCGAAGAGATGAGGTACGACCCCTGAGCTCTGAGTTCACCCCGGAGACAGAGCGGCAGCGGATCCAGCAGCTG GCCTTTGTCTACCCTGAGCTTCTGGCTGGTGAGTTTACCCGACTGGAGTTCCCTCGGCGGCTAAAGGGAGATGACTTGGGACAGAAGGTTTTGTTCAGGGATCACCACATGAGCGGCTG GGGCTACAAGTGCGTGGAGAAGTCGGATCTCAAGTACCCGCTGATCCACGGACAGGGTAGGCAG GCTCGGTTACTGGGAACACTGGCCGTCTCCCGGGGCCTGGGAGACCATCAACTCAGAGtcctggacacagacattcagCTCAAGCCCTTCTTGCTCTCTGTCCCACAG GTGACTGTACTGGATGTGGACCAGCTGGAGCTGCAGGAGGAGGATGTGGTTGTTATGGCAACTGATGGGCTCTGGGATGTCCTGTCCAATGAGCAGGTGGCACGGCTGGTGCGGAGCTTCCTCCCTGGCAACCGAGAGGACCCACACAG GCTTCTGGCTTGCCTGGCCTCACAGTTGGACTGCATTGCTTGGGTCCCCAAGTGTCCAACCCTGTGCAGTGAGTTCTCCCTGAGGGCTGGCCTTGCTTCTGTGTTCGGCCACCGAAGTGCATCTGCAGGATGGTCCCCACAGGTTCTCGGAGCTGGCCAAAATGTTGATACACAGCACACAGGGGAAGGACGGCAGTCCCACAGGGGAAGGGCAGGTGTCCTACGACGACGTCTCTGTGTTCGTGATTCCCTTGCACAGCCACGGCCAAGGGAGCAGTGGCCACTGAGGATTCAGACACCACATCCTAGAACCACTCCGGGGCAGTCTGGGCATCCTTCCACCATGATCAACAGCAGGCTTGCCTGCCCTGTCCCCGGACACAGCCCCGGGCTCTCACTCCCCCATCCAACCCATTTCAAGGGGAGCATTTATACCAGCCAGAGAGCCCAACTCTCCAGGTCTCCACATTGGCAGGCAGGGAAAGAGCGCTGTCAATGTTAA
- the PPM1M gene encoding protein phosphatase 1M isoform X7, whose translation MSAGWFRRRFLPGGLLSAPGPSRPRASPVPYRRPRFLRGSGSGPGPADASRRPDARPVRSPARGRALPWNAGYAEIINAEKSEFNEDQASCGKLCIRRCEFGAEEDQEWLTLCPEEFLTGHYWALFDGHGGPAAAILAANTLHSCLRRQLEAVVEGMVAAQPPMHLSGHCICPSDPQFVEEKGIRAEDLVIGALESAFQECDEVIGRELEASGQVGGCTALVAVSLQGKLYVANAGDSRAILVRRDEVRPLSSEFTPETERQRIQQLAFVYPELLAGEFTRLEFPRRLKGDDLGQKVLFRDHHMSGWGYKCVEKSDLKYPLIHGQGRQVSEWPLPRIPLKLPPTEARLLGTLAVSRGLGDHQLRVLDTDIQLKPFLLSVPQVTVLDVDQLELQEEDVVVMATDGLWDVLSNEQVARLVRSFLPGNREDPHSHGQGSSGH comes from the exons ATGTCCGCCGGCTGGTTCCGGCGCCGCTTCCTGCCTGGGGGTCTGCTCTCCGCGCCCGGGCCGTCCAGGCCGCGCGCTAGCCCCGTGCCCTACCGGCGGCCTCGCTTCCTGCGCGGCTCCGGCTCAGGCCCCGGCCCTGCCGACGCCTCCCGCCGCCCGGACGCCCGGCCCGTGCGCAGCCCAGCACGGGGCCGCGCGCTGCCTTGGAACGCAGGCTACGCCGA GATCATCAATGCAGAGAAATCTGAGTTCAATGAGGATCAGGCCTCCTGTGGGAAGCTGTGCATCCGGCGATGTGAGTTTGGGGCTGAAGAGGACCAAGAGTGGCTGACCTTGTGCCCAGAGGAG TTCCTGACGGGTCATTACTGGGCATTGTTTGATGGGCACGGCGGTCCAGCTGCAGCCATCTTGGCTGCCAACACCCTGCACTCCTGCCTACGCCGGCAGCTGGAGGCCGTGGTAGAGGGAATGGTGGCTGCTCAGCCCCCCATGCACCTCAGCGGCCACTGCATCTGCCCCAGTGACCCCCAGTTTGTGGAGGAAAAAGGCATTAGGGCAGAAGACTTGGTGATCGGGGCTCTGGAGAGCGCCTTCCAGGAGTGT GATGAGGTGATCGGGCGGGAGCTGGAGGCCTCAGGCCAGGTGGGCGGCTGCACAGCCCTGGTGGCTGTGTCCCTGCAGGGAAAGCTGTACGTGGCCAATGCCGGGGATAGCAG GGCCATCTTGGTGCGAAGAGATGAGGTACGACCCCTGAGCTCTGAGTTCACCCCGGAGACAGAGCGGCAGCGGATCCAGCAGCTG GCCTTTGTCTACCCTGAGCTTCTGGCTGGTGAGTTTACCCGACTGGAGTTCCCTCGGCGGCTAAAGGGAGATGACTTGGGACAGAAGGTTTTGTTCAGGGATCACCACATGAGCGGCTG GGGCTACAAGTGCGTGGAGAAGTCGGATCTCAAGTACCCGCTGATCCACGGACAGGGTAGGCAGGTCAGTGAATGGCCCCTACCAAGAATCCCTCTTAAATTGCCTCCTACAGAG GCTCGGTTACTGGGAACACTGGCCGTCTCCCGGGGCCTGGGAGACCATCAACTCAGAGtcctggacacagacattcagCTCAAGCCCTTCTTGCTCTCTGTCCCACAG GTGACTGTACTGGATGTGGACCAGCTGGAGCTGCAGGAGGAGGATGTGGTTGTTATGGCAACTGATGGGCTCTGGGATGTCCTGTCCAATGAGCAGGTGGCACGGCTGGTGCGGAGCTTCCTCCCTGGCAACCGAGAGGACCCACACAG CCACGGCCAAGGGAGCAGTGGCCACTGA
- the PPM1M gene encoding protein phosphatase 1M isoform X6, producing MSAGWFRRRFLPGGLLSAPGPSRPRASPVPYRRPRFLRGSGSGPGPADASRRPDARPVRSPARGRALPWNAGYAEIINAEKSEFNEDQASCGKLCIRRCEFGAEEDQEWLTLCPEEFLTGHYWALFDGHGGPAAAILAANTLHSCLRRQLEAVVEGMVAAQPPMHLSGHCICPSDPQFVEEKGIRAEDLVIGALESAFQECDEVIGRELEASGQVGGCTALVAVSLQGKLYVANAGDSRAILVRRDEVRPLSSEFTPETERQRIQQLAFVYPELLAGEFTRLEFPRRLKGDDLGQKVLFRDHHMSGWGYKCVEKSDLKYPLIHGQGRQARLLGTLAVSRGLGDHQLRVLDTDIQLKPFLLSVPQVTVLDVDQLELQEEDVVVMATDGLWDVLSNEQVARLVRSFLPGNREDPHRFSELAKMLIHSTQGKDGSPTGEGQVSYDDVSVFVIPLHSHGQGSSGH from the exons ATGTCCGCCGGCTGGTTCCGGCGCCGCTTCCTGCCTGGGGGTCTGCTCTCCGCGCCCGGGCCGTCCAGGCCGCGCGCTAGCCCCGTGCCCTACCGGCGGCCTCGCTTCCTGCGCGGCTCCGGCTCAGGCCCCGGCCCTGCCGACGCCTCCCGCCGCCCGGACGCCCGGCCCGTGCGCAGCCCAGCACGGGGCCGCGCGCTGCCTTGGAACGCAGGCTACGCCGA GATCATCAATGCAGAGAAATCTGAGTTCAATGAGGATCAGGCCTCCTGTGGGAAGCTGTGCATCCGGCGATGTGAGTTTGGGGCTGAAGAGGACCAAGAGTGGCTGACCTTGTGCCCAGAGGAG TTCCTGACGGGTCATTACTGGGCATTGTTTGATGGGCACGGCGGTCCAGCTGCAGCCATCTTGGCTGCCAACACCCTGCACTCCTGCCTACGCCGGCAGCTGGAGGCCGTGGTAGAGGGAATGGTGGCTGCTCAGCCCCCCATGCACCTCAGCGGCCACTGCATCTGCCCCAGTGACCCCCAGTTTGTGGAGGAAAAAGGCATTAGGGCAGAAGACTTGGTGATCGGGGCTCTGGAGAGCGCCTTCCAGGAGTGT GATGAGGTGATCGGGCGGGAGCTGGAGGCCTCAGGCCAGGTGGGCGGCTGCACAGCCCTGGTGGCTGTGTCCCTGCAGGGAAAGCTGTACGTGGCCAATGCCGGGGATAGCAG GGCCATCTTGGTGCGAAGAGATGAGGTACGACCCCTGAGCTCTGAGTTCACCCCGGAGACAGAGCGGCAGCGGATCCAGCAGCTG GCCTTTGTCTACCCTGAGCTTCTGGCTGGTGAGTTTACCCGACTGGAGTTCCCTCGGCGGCTAAAGGGAGATGACTTGGGACAGAAGGTTTTGTTCAGGGATCACCACATGAGCGGCTG GGGCTACAAGTGCGTGGAGAAGTCGGATCTCAAGTACCCGCTGATCCACGGACAGGGTAGGCAG GCTCGGTTACTGGGAACACTGGCCGTCTCCCGGGGCCTGGGAGACCATCAACTCAGAGtcctggacacagacattcagCTCAAGCCCTTCTTGCTCTCTGTCCCACAG GTGACTGTACTGGATGTGGACCAGCTGGAGCTGCAGGAGGAGGATGTGGTTGTTATGGCAACTGATGGGCTCTGGGATGTCCTGTCCAATGAGCAGGTGGCACGGCTGGTGCGGAGCTTCCTCCCTGGCAACCGAGAGGACCCACACAG GTTCTCGGAGCTGGCCAAAATGTTGATACACAGCACACAGGGGAAGGACGGCAGTCCCACAGGGGAAGGGCAGGTGTCCTACGACGACGTCTCTGTGTTCGTGATTCCCTTGCACAGCCACGGCCAAGGGAGCAGTGGCCACTGA
- the PPM1M gene encoding protein phosphatase 1M isoform X5, whose protein sequence is MSAGWFRRRFLPGGLLSAPGPSRPRASPVPYRRPRFLRGSGSGPGPADASRRPDARPVRSPARGRALPWNAGYAEIINAEKSEFNEDQASCGKLCIRRCEFGAEEDQEWLTLCPEEFLTGHYWALFDGHGGPAAAILAANTLHSCLRRQLEAVVEGMVAAQPPMHLSGHCICPSDPQFVEEKGIRAEDLVIGALESAFQECDEVIGRELEASGQVGGCTALVAVSLQGKLYVANAGDSRAILVRRDEVRPLSSEFTPETERQRIQQLAFVYPELLAGEFTRLEFPRRLKGDDLGQKVLFRDHHMSGWGYKCVEKSDLKYPLIHGQGRQVSEWPLPRIPLKLPPTEARLLGTLAVSRGLGDHQLRVLDTDIQLKPFLLSVPQVTVLDVDQLELQEEDVVVMATDGLWDVLSNEQVARLVRSFLPGNREDPHRFSELAKMLIHSTQGKDGSPTGEGQVSYDDVSVFVIPLHSHGQGSSGH, encoded by the exons ATGTCCGCCGGCTGGTTCCGGCGCCGCTTCCTGCCTGGGGGTCTGCTCTCCGCGCCCGGGCCGTCCAGGCCGCGCGCTAGCCCCGTGCCCTACCGGCGGCCTCGCTTCCTGCGCGGCTCCGGCTCAGGCCCCGGCCCTGCCGACGCCTCCCGCCGCCCGGACGCCCGGCCCGTGCGCAGCCCAGCACGGGGCCGCGCGCTGCCTTGGAACGCAGGCTACGCCGA GATCATCAATGCAGAGAAATCTGAGTTCAATGAGGATCAGGCCTCCTGTGGGAAGCTGTGCATCCGGCGATGTGAGTTTGGGGCTGAAGAGGACCAAGAGTGGCTGACCTTGTGCCCAGAGGAG TTCCTGACGGGTCATTACTGGGCATTGTTTGATGGGCACGGCGGTCCAGCTGCAGCCATCTTGGCTGCCAACACCCTGCACTCCTGCCTACGCCGGCAGCTGGAGGCCGTGGTAGAGGGAATGGTGGCTGCTCAGCCCCCCATGCACCTCAGCGGCCACTGCATCTGCCCCAGTGACCCCCAGTTTGTGGAGGAAAAAGGCATTAGGGCAGAAGACTTGGTGATCGGGGCTCTGGAGAGCGCCTTCCAGGAGTGT GATGAGGTGATCGGGCGGGAGCTGGAGGCCTCAGGCCAGGTGGGCGGCTGCACAGCCCTGGTGGCTGTGTCCCTGCAGGGAAAGCTGTACGTGGCCAATGCCGGGGATAGCAG GGCCATCTTGGTGCGAAGAGATGAGGTACGACCCCTGAGCTCTGAGTTCACCCCGGAGACAGAGCGGCAGCGGATCCAGCAGCTG GCCTTTGTCTACCCTGAGCTTCTGGCTGGTGAGTTTACCCGACTGGAGTTCCCTCGGCGGCTAAAGGGAGATGACTTGGGACAGAAGGTTTTGTTCAGGGATCACCACATGAGCGGCTG GGGCTACAAGTGCGTGGAGAAGTCGGATCTCAAGTACCCGCTGATCCACGGACAGGGTAGGCAGGTCAGTGAATGGCCCCTACCAAGAATCCCTCTTAAATTGCCTCCTACAGAG GCTCGGTTACTGGGAACACTGGCCGTCTCCCGGGGCCTGGGAGACCATCAACTCAGAGtcctggacacagacattcagCTCAAGCCCTTCTTGCTCTCTGTCCCACAG GTGACTGTACTGGATGTGGACCAGCTGGAGCTGCAGGAGGAGGATGTGGTTGTTATGGCAACTGATGGGCTCTGGGATGTCCTGTCCAATGAGCAGGTGGCACGGCTGGTGCGGAGCTTCCTCCCTGGCAACCGAGAGGACCCACACAG GTTCTCGGAGCTGGCCAAAATGTTGATACACAGCACACAGGGGAAGGACGGCAGTCCCACAGGGGAAGGGCAGGTGTCCTACGACGACGTCTCTGTGTTCGTGATTCCCTTGCACAGCCACGGCCAAGGGAGCAGTGGCCACTGA